One stretch of Nitratiruptor tergarcus DSM 16512 DNA includes these proteins:
- a CDS encoding valine--tRNA ligase produces MSRYNPQEIEKQFYQIWEQRGYFEIDGNKKIQKGKNFCIMMPPPNVTGRLHIGHALTFTLQDIMVRYKRMDGYKTLWQPGTDHAGIATQNVVEKQLLAKGIKKEEIGREKFLEYVWKWKEESGNAIVTQLRLLGVSPAWSRERFTMDEGLKNAVREAFVRLYNEGLIVKGNYLVNWCTHDGALSDIEVEYEEKEGALYHIRYPLVEEDGYVVVATTRPETFFGDTAVMVNPNDERYKHLIGKHVRLPLINREIPIIADEHVDMEFGTGVVKVTPAHDPNDYEVGKRHNLEFITIFDEKGILNEHAGEFAGLERLEARDKVVQKLQEEGFIEKIEPHRHQVGHCYRCGNVVEPYISPQWFVKAEIAKDAVRKANEGETKFYPPQWLNNFNAWMRELRDWCISRQLWWGHRIPVWYCKDCGNEWASKKEHEEKCPKCGSTNIYQDPDVLDTWFSSALWPFSTLGWGNGDWGKGIKWNETDLKEFYPNDLLITGFDILFFWVARMMMMGEHFLHKLPFKDVYLHALVRDEHGQKMSKSKGNVIDPIDTINEYSADAMRFTLAILAVQGRDIRLSKDRLELYRNFTNKLYNAARFLQMNQEKFDDLQNTQIQTELGRYILSRFNNTVKEVRENLDSYRFNDAATTLYRFLWGEFCDWGIELSKADKSSIPELGAIFKESMKLLHPFMPFITEYLYQMLSGTDLESNESIMIMEYPVAGERDETIEAEFAKIIDAIVTIRRAKALIDMANKTIPKAYIKGQMSDEAKKYIQKLAKVEEVLFTQEAIANAVADIGDEVEVFIPLEGIDLSPIINRLTKQKEKVQKEIEKLSKMLSNENFVKNAPAQVVEQNQKALQEAQEKLSKIEEELGRLS; encoded by the coding sequence ATGAGCAGATATAACCCTCAAGAAATAGAAAAGCAATTTTACCAAATATGGGAACAAAGAGGCTATTTTGAGATAGATGGAAATAAAAAGATCCAAAAAGGTAAAAACTTTTGCATCATGATGCCACCTCCCAATGTTACTGGGAGACTCCATATCGGTCATGCTCTCACATTCACGCTCCAAGATATTATGGTGCGCTATAAGCGGATGGATGGCTACAAAACTTTGTGGCAACCAGGGACTGACCATGCTGGAATTGCTACGCAAAATGTAGTTGAAAAGCAATTACTAGCTAAGGGAATAAAAAAAGAGGAAATAGGTAGAGAAAAGTTCTTAGAGTATGTGTGGAAATGGAAAGAGGAGTCTGGTAATGCCATTGTAACGCAGTTAAGACTTCTTGGAGTGAGTCCAGCGTGGAGCAGAGAGCGCTTTACTATGGATGAAGGGCTCAAAAATGCTGTACGAGAAGCTTTTGTGAGACTATACAACGAAGGGCTTATTGTCAAAGGCAACTATCTTGTCAACTGGTGTACACACGATGGGGCTTTAAGTGATATTGAAGTGGAGTATGAGGAGAAAGAGGGAGCACTCTATCATATTCGCTACCCACTTGTTGAAGAGGATGGGTATGTGGTCGTTGCTACCACAAGACCTGAGACATTCTTCGGCGATACCGCAGTGATGGTCAATCCCAATGATGAGCGCTACAAGCACTTAATCGGAAAGCATGTGCGTTTGCCTCTAATCAATCGAGAGATTCCTATCATTGCAGATGAGCATGTAGATATGGAGTTTGGAACAGGTGTTGTGAAAGTTACTCCAGCGCACGATCCAAACGACTATGAGGTAGGTAAACGCCACAATCTAGAATTCATCACCATCTTTGATGAAAAAGGTATTCTCAACGAGCATGCAGGAGAGTTTGCAGGGCTTGAGCGTCTAGAAGCAAGAGATAAGGTAGTACAAAAGCTTCAAGAAGAGGGATTTATAGAAAAGATTGAGCCACACCGCCACCAGGTAGGACACTGCTATCGCTGTGGAAATGTAGTTGAGCCTTACATCTCTCCACAGTGGTTTGTAAAAGCTGAAATTGCAAAAGATGCCGTACGTAAGGCAAATGAAGGTGAGACAAAGTTCTATCCGCCACAATGGCTCAATAACTTCAATGCTTGGATGCGAGAGCTTAGAGACTGGTGTATAAGCCGCCAACTATGGTGGGGGCATAGGATCCCAGTTTGGTATTGCAAAGATTGTGGCAATGAGTGGGCAAGCAAAAAAGAGCATGAAGAAAAATGTCCAAAATGTGGATCGACTAATATCTATCAAGATCCAGATGTGCTCGACACCTGGTTTAGCTCTGCTCTTTGGCCATTCTCTACACTTGGATGGGGAAATGGTGATTGGGGAAAAGGCATAAAGTGGAATGAGACAGATCTTAAGGAGTTTTATCCAAATGATCTTCTCATTACTGGATTTGATATCCTCTTTTTCTGGGTTGCTCGTATGATGATGATGGGAGAGCACTTCTTGCATAAACTCCCTTTCAAAGATGTCTATCTCCATGCACTTGTACGCGATGAGCATGGCCAGAAGATGAGTAAATCAAAAGGAAATGTAATCGATCCAATCGATACAATCAATGAATATAGCGCCGATGCAATGCGCTTTACTCTCGCAATCCTTGCAGTGCAAGGGCGCGATATACGTCTGAGCAAAGATCGCCTCGAGCTCTATCGCAACTTCACCAACAAACTCTACAATGCAGCAAGATTTTTGCAGATGAATCAAGAGAAGTTTGATGACTTGCAAAATACTCAGATCCAAACAGAACTAGGACGCTATATATTGAGTAGATTCAACAACACAGTCAAAGAGGTGCGCGAAAATCTTGATAGCTACCGCTTCAATGATGCAGCTACCACGCTCTATCGATTTTTGTGGGGTGAGTTTTGTGACTGGGGAATTGAGCTGAGCAAAGCTGATAAGAGTAGTATCCCTGAGCTTGGTGCAATTTTCAAAGAGTCTATGAAGCTTCTCCATCCATTTATGCCTTTTATTACTGAATATCTCTACCAGATGCTCAGTGGAACAGATCTTGAATCAAATGAATCGATTATGATTATGGAGTACCCTGTAGCTGGGGAGCGTGATGAAACAATAGAAGCTGAGTTTGCAAAGATTATCGATGCGATTGTGACAATTCGCCGCGCAAAAGCGCTTATCGATATGGCAAACAAAACTATTCCAAAAGCCTATATCAAAGGCCAAATGAGCGATGAGGCCAAAAAATATATCCAAAAGCTTGCAAAAGTTGAAGAAGTTCTTTTCACACAAGAAGCAATAGCAAATGCAGTAGCAGATATTGGTGATGAGGTAGAAGTCTTTATTCCTCTTGAGGGAATTGATCTCTCACCTATTATTAATCGTCTGACAAAGCAGAAAGAGAAAGTGCAAAAAGAGATTGAAAAGCTCTCTAAAATGTTAAGCAATGAAAACTTTGTCAAAAATGCACCAGCTCAGGTAGTTGAGCAAAACCAAAAAGCGCTTCAAGAAGCCCAAGAAAAACTATCTAAAATCGAAGAGGAGTTAGGACGTCTCTCCTAA
- a CDS encoding SulP family inorganic anion transporter, with translation MSLQKRYNFTTNPKNDILSGTVVAVALIPEAIAFALIAGLSPQIGLYTAFILGLITALIGGKPGMISGATGAVAVVLVDLVLKHGVEYMFWAAVLAGIIQILIGLFRLGKFIRLVPQPAIYGFVNGLAIVIATSQIPLIKDSNLMTIFLVLLTMAIIYILPRFTKAIPASLGALIAITALVLTFNIDTKQIKDLADISGSFPTFHLPAAPLNFETLKIILPYSIIIALVGLIESLLTLSVLDEMSGERGSGNQECIAQGVGNMTCGLFGAMPGCAMIGQSMINFTSGGKGRLSALTAAILLILFVVVLSKYIALIPLAALVGIMFVVAIATFSWSSLGHFKRMPKEDLFVMIAVTIITIFADLAIAVIAGVIISALVFAWKHAKIYARTHMEGERKIYELEGPLFFGSVHSFLEKFDPKNDPFEVVIDFKNARVLDQSGVEAIDKITKKYKEAGKSIVLRHLSNECKELLTEAGPYCTWEEDDPNYRVAIDY, from the coding sequence TTGTCTTTACAAAAACGTTATAACTTCACAACAAATCCAAAAAATGACATATTAAGTGGGACTGTCGTAGCAGTCGCTCTCATACCTGAAGCAATCGCATTTGCACTTATCGCAGGTTTGAGTCCGCAAATAGGTCTCTATACTGCATTTATTTTAGGACTTATTACTGCGCTTATTGGTGGAAAGCCTGGTATGATTAGTGGTGCTACGGGAGCTGTGGCAGTAGTCTTGGTAGATCTTGTTTTAAAACATGGCGTAGAGTATATGTTTTGGGCAGCAGTTCTTGCTGGAATCATACAGATCCTCATAGGCCTTTTTCGTCTTGGAAAATTTATACGTCTCGTTCCGCAGCCTGCAATTTATGGCTTTGTCAACGGTCTTGCTATTGTGATTGCTACAAGCCAAATCCCTCTCATTAAAGATAGTAACCTCATGACTATCTTTTTAGTGCTACTCACTATGGCAATTATCTACATTTTACCACGATTTACCAAAGCGATTCCTGCAAGTCTTGGAGCGCTCATTGCGATAACTGCTCTTGTACTTACATTTAATATTGATACAAAGCAGATTAAAGATCTTGCAGATATTAGCGGTTCATTTCCAACTTTTCATTTACCAGCTGCACCTCTTAATTTTGAAACACTCAAAATTATTCTCCCCTACTCCATCATAATTGCTTTGGTAGGTTTGATTGAGTCACTCTTAACGCTTTCAGTGCTTGATGAGATGAGTGGTGAGCGAGGTAGTGGCAATCAGGAGTGTATAGCACAAGGCGTAGGAAATATGACTTGTGGTCTTTTTGGGGCAATGCCAGGATGTGCGATGATTGGACAATCGATGATCAACTTCACCAGTGGCGGAAAAGGACGGCTATCAGCTCTGACTGCTGCTATTTTACTTATTCTCTTTGTTGTGGTACTGAGTAAATATATTGCTCTTATACCTCTTGCAGCACTTGTTGGTATTATGTTTGTTGTTGCCATTGCTACTTTTAGCTGGAGCAGTTTAGGACATTTCAAAAGAATGCCAAAAGAGGATCTGTTTGTGATGATTGCAGTAACAATTATTACTATTTTTGCAGATTTGGCAATTGCAGTTATTGCTGGAGTTATTATCTCTGCACTTGTCTTTGCCTGGAAGCATGCAAAGATCTATGCAAGGACTCACATGGAAGGTGAGCGTAAAATCTATGAGCTTGAAGGTCCCCTCTTCTTTGGCTCAGTCCACTCCTTTTTAGAAAAGTTCGATCCAAAAAATGATCCTTTTGAGGTAGTTATAGATTTTAAAAATGCTCGCGTGTTGGATCAAAGTGGTGTAGAAGCTATTGATAAAATTACAAAAAAGTATAAAGAGGCCGGTAAAAGTATTGTGCTACGTCATTTAAGTAATGAATGCAAGGAGCTTCTTACTGAAGCTGGTCCATACTGTACATGGGAAGAGGACGATCCAAATTATCGGGTAGCAATAGATTATTAA
- a CDS encoding dUTP diphosphatase, with the protein MEKIYEMLQLQNELNNDTNGLQWREGMTKNGKVINWKRCIYMESAELIDSFPWKHWKSIDAQPDFANIKIELVDIWHFIMSYLLQYNDLTQAAKLINNSKDSMSDIKIKVWDNAKVDEYLDIFEELMALALVKNDSEALQESLLETFFKACDSVNLTFAELYSLYIGKNALNQFRQEHGYKEGTYKKIWNGKEDNVVMQEILAANPNITYTKLKEELATMYEDL; encoded by the coding sequence ATGGAAAAAATTTATGAGATGTTACAGCTACAAAATGAGCTCAACAATGATACAAATGGCTTGCAGTGGCGGGAAGGTATGACAAAAAATGGAAAAGTAATTAACTGGAAGCGTTGTATCTATATGGAGAGCGCCGAACTCATCGACTCATTCCCATGGAAGCACTGGAAAAGTATTGATGCACAACCAGATTTTGCAAATATCAAAATAGAGCTCGTTGATATCTGGCACTTTATTATGAGCTATCTCTTACAGTACAATGATTTAACGCAGGCTGCAAAGCTTATAAATAATTCTAAAGATAGTATGAGCGATATAAAGATCAAAGTATGGGATAATGCAAAGGTTGATGAGTATCTTGATATTTTTGAAGAGCTCATGGCACTAGCTTTAGTGAAAAATGATAGTGAAGCACTGCAAGAGTCTCTTTTGGAAACCTTTTTTAAAGCGTGTGATAGTGTGAATCTCACATTTGCTGAACTTTATAGCCTCTATATTGGCAAAAATGCACTCAATCAGTTTCGCCAAGAGCATGGATACAAAGAGGGAACATACAAAAAAATTTGGAATGGAAAAGAGGATAATGTAGTTATGCAAGAAATTTTAGCTGCAAATCCTAATATTACATATACAAAACTCAAAGAAGAACTTGCTACTATGTATGAGGATTTATAG
- the istA gene encoding IS21 family transposase, producing the protein MITYEEFVMVHTLYRQGYSIRAIARMTGLDRRTVSKRLKEDKLLPRKPRVYKSKLDPYKEYIKKRIAQGLPDKIPSTVIYREITAKGYEGKIRILQAFMSGLYKEHMNVKEEEVVRFETDPGEQAQADWTVIRRGKNPVYAFAMILGYSRYAFICFTDNMRFDSFINCHKKAFAFFGGVPRTILYDNLKSVVIEHNAYGNAKHRFNERFLDFSKEYGFIPKLCKPYRAKTKGKVERVIGYMKGNFYIPLKARLKNSSLVIDTKLLNSQIFQWLEIVHNRVHATTKQKPKELFIKEQKALLPLIISAKPKSLHNKNEYDNCIDKKLSLSNKKYKNSINIHNTAKSSLEEYDALLGVCHA; encoded by the coding sequence GTGATTACATACGAGGAGTTTGTGATGGTACATACACTTTACAGACAAGGATACAGCATAAGAGCTATTGCAAGGATGACAGGACTTGATAGAAGAACCGTATCCAAAAGACTCAAAGAGGATAAGCTTCTGCCAAGAAAACCGAGAGTTTACAAATCGAAGCTTGATCCATACAAAGAGTATATAAAAAAGAGAATAGCTCAAGGGTTGCCGGATAAAATTCCTTCAACGGTAATATACCGGGAGATTACAGCCAAAGGGTATGAGGGGAAGATAAGAATATTGCAGGCGTTTATGAGCGGGCTTTATAAAGAGCATATGAATGTAAAAGAGGAAGAGGTAGTGCGATTTGAGACAGATCCGGGCGAGCAGGCGCAAGCTGACTGGACGGTGATACGAAGAGGGAAGAATCCCGTTTATGCCTTTGCGATGATTTTGGGCTATAGCAGATACGCATTTATCTGCTTTACAGACAATATGCGCTTTGATAGTTTTATAAATTGTCATAAAAAGGCTTTCGCCTTCTTTGGGGGAGTGCCAAGAACCATTCTTTACGACAACCTCAAAAGCGTGGTGATAGAGCATAACGCTTACGGGAATGCAAAACACAGATTTAATGAGAGGTTTTTGGATTTTTCCAAAGAGTATGGATTTATTCCAAAACTTTGTAAACCCTACAGGGCAAAAACAAAAGGGAAGGTAGAGAGAGTTATAGGCTATATGAAAGGAAACTTCTATATTCCTTTGAAAGCAAGACTCAAAAACTCTTCGCTTGTTATAGATACAAAGCTTCTTAACAGCCAGATATTTCAGTGGCTTGAAATCGTTCATAATAGAGTGCACGCAACAACGAAGCAAAAACCAAAAGAGCTCTTTATAAAAGAGCAAAAAGCTCTGCTGCCGCTAATAATTTCAGCCAAGCCAAAAAGCTTGCATAACAAAAATGAATATGACAATTGCATAGACAAAAAGCTTTCCTTGTCAAATAAAAAGTATAAAAACAGCATAAACATACATAATACAGCTAAGAGTTCTTTAGAGGAGTATGATGCGCTTTTGGGAGTTTGCCATGCATAA
- the istB gene encoding IS21-like element helper ATPase IstB yields MHKEIHSINEQIQEYAALFKLPAIKESFSSIAQEAAKKNLSYSHFLLELFRYEHQKKIERSKATTLKMAGFPKVKTLEMFDFSSSAVDRNIINELSTLRFIENAENILLIGPSGVGKTHLAIALGYLATQARIKTKFITAADLLLQLEIAQQTNRLQYYFKKVINTVKLLIIDEFGYIKLNENQANLFFQVINKRYETGSIIITSNLSFTKFKEVLNNDEALTTAVLDRLIHHSHILNIQGESYRLKQKRKAGVLTGLDNNF; encoded by the coding sequence ATGCATAAAGAGATACACAGTATAAATGAACAGATACAAGAGTATGCTGCGCTTTTTAAACTTCCTGCCATTAAAGAGAGCTTTTCATCCATAGCTCAAGAAGCAGCTAAAAAGAATCTTTCATACAGTCACTTTTTGCTTGAGCTTTTTAGATATGAACATCAAAAGAAGATAGAGCGTTCAAAAGCAACAACACTAAAAATGGCAGGCTTTCCAAAAGTAAAGACTCTGGAGATGTTTGATTTCTCATCTTCTGCGGTAGATAGAAATATTATTAATGAACTTTCTACTTTAAGATTTATAGAGAATGCCGAAAATATCCTGCTTATTGGACCAAGCGGTGTTGGGAAAACCCACCTGGCCATAGCTTTGGGATATTTGGCTACACAAGCAAGAATAAAAACAAAATTCATCACTGCAGCAGATCTGTTATTGCAACTTGAGATAGCCCAGCAGACAAACAGATTGCAGTACTATTTCAAAAAGGTTATCAATACAGTAAAACTCTTGATTATCGATGAATTTGGCTATATCAAGCTCAATGAAAACCAGGCCAATCTCTTTTTTCAGGTAATCAACAAAAGATATGAAACAGGTTCAATTATCATTACAAGCAATCTATCTTTTACAAAATTCAAGGAGGTGTTAAACAATGATGAAGCGTTAACTACTGCTGTTCTTGATAGACTTATTCACCATAGCCATATACTCAATATCCAAGGTGAAAGCTACAGGCTTAAGCAAAAAAGAAAAGCTGGTGTCCTTACTGGACTCGATAACAATTTTTAG